The DNA window ATGAAGAATAGGACTCAAATCATGGAAGAAGCTAACCGAGTTTTGATCAGGAGAGAAGAAGTTTGGTGGTATTGGAGGAAGTGAAGCTGGCCCAGGAGACAGAATTCCAGGACCCAAACTTGGTCTCTCCATTACTCGATCAATCTCCATGATCCCTTCAACATAACCCAAATCTCCGCCTAGCTGCTGCTGCTTTTGCTGATCTTTGGGTGAGTTGGCCTTCTCAATTGTAGCAAACCTTGCTGCAGGCGATATTGCACCACAATCATCATTAAAGGGATTGGAGGAGGTTGATGTTGATGAGGAGCCTGTGAGACGTTGAACTAGGGTCATGAAGTCATTAGGGTTTGTATGAATCACCTTAGGTGACACTGTATAGATTATCACGGGAGGGCGTTGCTGTGTTGGTGGTTGATTCTGTGGTTGCTGTTGGAATGGTTGCGGTGCTACTGGTGGTTTTCTGATCTTGTGTGAATCTTTGCGGATTTTCAAAGCTGGTGGTCTAGGACCTTGCAATTCTTTTCTTGGTGATCTACTGATAGGGAAGTCTGATGAATCCATGCTGAATCCTGAATGGTGAacaagaaggaacaaaaggagATTGGGATGATGGTActgaggaggagaaggaggaggacAAAAGCATTATTGTTGTGCTGTAAATTATAAGGGGAACATAGGGGGAAGGACATTGAAATACTTGAAGGAGAGCAAGTCAATGGAAATTAATAATGGGATTAATTAAATACCATTGGAAGATGACAAAAGTAAAGATTGGCTACTTCTGTAGTGATTTTCAACTAATTAAGAAGTGGCCGGTTTCGTGGTGTTAATAATGTTTGAACGTGTCCAAGTTTTTTTTCCGAGAGGGATGTCAGACGTGGAAGGAGTCATTTGACAAGTGAGACCAAGCCTCAGTGACGTGGGATGTGCATGTCCATGTAAGCAAATCTACGAGTAAAGTAAAAGAGGGGTGGGGATCAAAATGTTCGAACAGCTACATAAAACCTTTTTAACCTGTTACAGAGGGGTTCATTAACTCTACAGGAAAGACGAGCAATCTAACTTTCCTAGGATTAGTACTGTGTCGTAACTTACTCATGGTGTGAGCTTGGCATCATAGCTGTCTCGTCTCTAGGTTCTCATATAAGGAGAAAACGGCTGTGGGTACTAGTGGAGTGCACCAAAATGTGAATGGCTGTGCAGGTTTATTGTCTGTATGTAGACATCATGGTAGTGGTCCAGTGGACGACTATTTCGTCTCTGCCGCATCCATTAAATTATTTCCTCATATATAAtccggatttttttttaataattattgctaataaactcaaatttaataaattttaatttttttttaaagcttatATATAAACTCACGATCTCAAATAATATGCCTAGGCTTATTAAGATTTCTAAACTAAGAgcatgtttgagagtgtggttgcggttgtttttcaaaatgttttttacttgaaatacatcaaaacaatatttttttattttttaaaaattatttttgatattagtatatcaaaatgatctgaaaacaccaaaaaaatattaatttgaaacaaataaaaaaaatttattttttttcaaaaatatttttaaaacgcaaaaataaacagaaccTAAGCATACCATGtaaattttaacaattaaataaatattataataaaataattataccataaaattaaagaaagaccAAACAAAAAGCACTCCACGTCAAGTACAAGCAtgtgtgttttatttgtgtgtTTATTGGTTCGTGTAGGGGCTTTAAGGTgcctaattttcaaataaacgAACTTGGCTGACTTTATGCCCTTTTTCTTCGattgtttcttgttttaaaattcatagATTTGTTAGAGATactttatcataaatatttttacaccaCATCAATcgtttgattgaattaatttttataaataaatatatttgtttctttgattgatgaatatgttttattgataaaataatcatttgttaatttttattgatgaatttttataattaaaccttTCGAACCGGCCCATGACAGTCTCACTTTATTGCTTGTCACACACATTAATTTcacatatataataaaatcatttcaacTCAATATACATACATATGCAAATCAATATCGTCGCCCAACTTACGATTACAACATTAACTTGACCAGAGGACGTCTTTTATTTAAGCATCAAACTTATATAGCAAAATATTTCTGCAGTGGGTAGTCTAAAAAAAGGATGTGTATAGTTTAGTTAATTATATCCTTCTCGGTAGGAAGGACAATTaaggtaaaataataatacaaaaaaaaaaaaaaaaaactaggattaGGATTACAAAGATATAGCAAATTGGTGCTCCATTCCTTCGAGATCACATGGCTCCCCCAGCATACAAATTTGAAGCAGTCAAAGTTGGAAATTTCTTTTACAAGCTTCTTGCCTGCAATGGAGTTCTCATTGATCTTCCAAGAAGCTCATGCTTATTTTGACTTTGAGTTAGTTTAGTATCGTgatagtggttattttttaatatgttttttatttgaaaatatattataataatatattttttttatttttaaaaatttatttttaatataaacacattaaaacgatatgaaaatataggaaaaaaataatttaaaataacaaaatcacaaaaaatttaatttttttcaaaattgtttttgaaaagaaattgtttttctctatttgatgataaaaatcaGCGTTCCAGCTACGTACAACCATTCTAATTTCTGCCCTTTTTTATAAAGGTGTTTGGTAACCTGTCATAATGTCATTTTCTGTATTTCTTCTTTGTCTCgttaatttcatttcaatgaTTTAGCCTTTGACTCGTTGCCCATTGGAAGTAAAAGGTGAAGAATCTCCATGTTCAACCACTAGTGTTCTGATACCTAGAAAGAACCTTCCATATAATTctccaagttatttttttttttaatgttattactAATATTTGGTTGTTCGTTAATACCAGGCGTCTGGTAATCGTGTGAACTGGATAAATCTTTTATTCTCACGACAAAAACATAATCACTTTAACCTCATGTGAGATCCGTCGATCGGCTTGCGTGATAACaattatttataaagtttttaagaAATGGAGTTCttcttttgaacaacataaaacaaatatcattaaaaaaaaacacaagtaagaaagaaacaagaatcTTAAGCAGGGCGGTTGTGTACTTGATAATTTCCTATGAAGTATGTTCAGCCCTAGTGactataatttatttgattagtaTGTGATAGAGATGGCTACCTTTCATTGTATATCCATGGAAGCTcctgatgaataaaaaaacaataataaaaatattatatgttttttaagtaaagagaattactaaataattttaattaaaattcatatcaCAAACAAAATCCGTACTTGATATTCCATGTTCCTCTTTAATTTCTGGCCCGTTTTGAGATTCTTCTTGAGGCAAAAAAGTTTGgtaatcttaaaatatttaaggttaTTAGTGTAAACTATACTATAAGTTAATTATgtctttttaataaaacaaacaacctttcatttaaaatctaaaagttATCATTTTACATGCCttgctttttaaagtaaaatataatatatatttaatatttttttattaaaatcaattttcaatctGAAAAGttaaacaacttaatttaaaaattcttacCGTCAGAGACCAAGGAATGATATTTACCACAAAAAAATTCTGGCAATAAGCTATCCGACCACAGAACATTTATGATAACCAAATGGGCCTGGCTTCAAAATATCTATGATGTCAACTTAAGGGGAAAGTCAAACCCAACTCTCTTTGTTTCTGAGCCTGCTAATCACAGCAGCCCATCATGGCGAAAGCACCAATTCCGTGAGGATCCAGGAATTGTGCTCTGACTCAGTAATTAAGCTCTTGAATCTTGATCAAGATGGTATACAAATTAATCTTGATCCAGGAACTTTTCCTTGGCTGATCTGAATTGTTATAGTTTATAGGCAGATGTGAGGGTAGAGCGTACTGAGCAGAGCggaaaattatcaatatttttagagtgatttaagatctattataaatatatattgtgTAATCCTAGATTAATGCAGTTCATTACTTCTTAGATATAAATATGTTGTTGAACTATGTTAAATCTTGTATTCTTTCATAAATTTCACAACATTGATGCTCAAGGATCATATGACATAATCCCACCCCACCTTTCCGGAGATTAAATATCgaccatttttcttctctttctttcttttctttattttttaataaaaaaaaaccctgttgTATGAATATTTTGTCAAGTAATAGGGCGATTGCATGTAAGAGCGACGAAACTGCCAATCTCTTCCTTGAATTTCCTCGAACGGAAACCAGAAAGATAACTTTAACCAACAAAGAGCAACGATTTGCGGTCTATGGAagcaaatattttgaaaaatcttcgaTATACCCCATCTCAAATATGTACGTATGAAATTATATCAGGCGAGCACCATGCACGTGTCTTTGATTTTCCTAGACCTTGTTACTGGGACACATTGAACATGATGCTCATTAATGCACGGTCTTTAATTAGGGTTATAGAGCCACGTACCCACACATTCAACATGCTACCAGAAATCAGAAGAAAATGAGTCGTGGAAGCTAGCTGCTTATCAATTTGTTAACCCAtgctatatgtatatattatttctgcgaattaatttgatttcatatGGATATGATCATATATGAAAGTGACGCAAAACCTCCCACGTGATCCTAATGCTCTCTCGATATCAGACCCTAGCTACCTGATCGGTGCATTttcctttaattaatttgtttctgTGTCAGTGATGACGTTTTCTGGTTGTAGTTGGCGGCGGTGGTAATCTTGGAGGAAAACGGAATAAGGTAAGGGGTGTGTCTATATACTACGGaaatgtttgggaacgcggttcaatCCGTGTtactaaaaaatttgaatttttttttattttgttaaaatttaatatggtttgtatgttttggatcgttttgatgtgctgatatcaaaaataattttaaaaaaataaaaaaacatcattgacatgtattttgacacgaaaagttatttgaaaagcactcaCAACTACACTGCTAAACACGCTCATTGAGGAGTCTTCGTTTTAATGCAAGTGGAAAATATTGTTGGGTGGTGTGCGTTGGTGAATCCTTGTAGCTACAAGGAGAAATGAGACCTTATTACGTGACATCTGAGTAAAGCTAAAACCACGTACATGGCGTAGCCAGATCCTTTTAaactcatttattattttttgtagttgttttttaaaatgtttttttattaaaataatgtatttttttatttttttaaaatttatttttaatgttagcatattaaaacgattttaaaaaactaaaaatattaatttaaaataaatttttttaaaatacttttgaaatacaaaaacaaatatatttttaattaaaaaacaatactaatAAAAGTCTGCAATGCGAGAATTGCTAGTGTAAATGTTTAACAATATTATGGTAAAGACCTCGATCCTTCCCAATCTCTCCTTCTTGAATGTCATCATGatactcaataaaaaatgattacaCAAATGAAGAGTGACTCTTACTCCTAAAATACTATCAACACCTTCCATAGTTATGAGCAAATTCAATTGGAGATCTGCGTATGCATGTGACTGACGTCTCCGTCCACTGCTTTTCCCTCAGCAAGAGATATATACTGCTCGTTGAGGTGAAATATACGACCACTCAAACTTCCTAACGAAGTATATTAAGaatgaatataaatatattcaagaCTAATATATAACATTGAACatcatcaatttcaattaaaaaatctagaCTGATGAATTATAGACCTGTCTTATCTTATATATGagtatcttatttttatttttatttttcagtatcAATCATATTACACTCTACATTTCAGTACTatacataaatttttatatttgttaaatttattgagTCTATTTAgtaatagaaatatttttttcaataaaaaattagaaaacatgttcatttattaaaaataaagaatatttttttataaaaaataaaaaacatgtcaagattatatcaatttaaaataaaaaatcaataccataatttatatttatgacaatattattatgaattttaatttaattttattgagatTTAAAATTACAcgaaaagaatttatttattagctcaaaaaaataaaatatcttatattatatttataattaaaaatgaatttatgacggtaattaaacatgaaaatgaaaaaaataattttaatgttctaAATTGTTAGGAAATACATgtatataaaaggaaaatattttattattgacttttataattttaaaaaatattataaaaatataaaacctctaaaatatgtttaaaaactaaatataaatttaagaaattagttTTGTTTCAATGATTTAGAAGGAAAGTTTTATGATGCATAAGGAGGTAATTGataatagttatattttaaaaaataagataataaaattcataattataaaaaataataagattattttcattttagatttgatcttaaTAGGATGtcactagttattttttaaatactataaaatttcttgatttatatagagaaatattaaatttaaacaaaaaattttaatttcgcttttttaatcatattttttaaattaaaatattactcTCTTCGAAAACAATCACATTAATCTTCACAAAATTCCAAAAgaatgttaaaagaaaatatgaattctCTCTAGCAATTCTGTATTAGTTTACCGTACAAAAAAGAATATGCAACGCACTTGATCGCTTGTTCTTAGCGTTGAGCCCAAGAGGCACGTTGACTTCGAAATAGGAGGGATTTATTAACGAGAATCGAGAATTGACGCGTGGCTATCACGATCCGCAACCCGAGATGTAGACCATGATTATCGACTAATTTGGTTGCTTacgataagaaaaataataagtaagGACCTTAACCGAGGAATTGAAGGAGAGGAAGGCATGCCACGTAACCGGATTATGCACGTGCAATGGCAGTGCAATAAGCGTGACCTTGACGCTTCCTCTTAATTTAGTTTCACTAACTGATTCATTCCCttttgtcatttatttatttattttggttaaatCCCCATGAGAAGGTTCGCTGTGTCGAGTCCATCGTGCAAAATCTTTAAATTACCAAACTGTACATGTCCTAGTCACAACATATAATTGTAAaagtttttggttttggttataAGAAAGAGAAGACtcttttaaatccttttttctttcatagaTGGATTTATTAGATTATCATCGTCACAAGCATtaaattctctgttttttttttttaaaaaagaattttacagCTAGAATAGAATTTCTCTATTTCACAATGATTTgtttaaatctaatttatactctcaaaacaaagttgcttattaaatatgatttagtgctttacaaattattaaattaatgtgtttttaaatattttttataattttaatatattagtattaaattttttttaaaaatcatttatatatattttttattaaaaaatatgtcgACACGTTACCGGACACTACTCCAATTCagcaaaaaaaactacaatccACGACACACAAGGACATATTGGTCATTTAAGCTCTCAGAGTCGGAAAAGGACaatgttaaaattataagaagCTTTGACTTGTCGATTTCAATCACCATCTTGATGTGGCCAATGAGGAACTGCCATGTGAGGCAATAGAGCTTCAATGAGACAGCTCACTGTAACCATGACCGCACAAGCGCACACATGAACCCTACCTTCCTTAACCCAAACGGCTCGCAACCGACCACGTTTATATCAATCAAAATCatgctgcaaaaaaaaaaaaaaaaaaaatcatgctgcAACTCCCAAACGCCATATAATTTCTAGTCCCCACACACATGCCATTGCACTAACTCTCACACAATAGCACACCAATACACATCCTCTTATATCACCCCAAATCTCTCCCTTTCCTTCCATCAGATCAAACAAAAACGAGATATACAGTACTGTTTACGAACATGTACTCTGCTAGTGACCAGATGATGTTTCAATGCCCTCCTAGGCCATTTCCAATGGAGAGAAAATGGAAATCCAACATCGAAGTTGCTCCAAATTGCCCTCGTTGTGCTTCTCCGAACACGAAATTCTGCTACTACAACAACTACAGCTTGTCACAGCCTAGGTATTTTTGTAAGGGTTGTAGAAGGTATTGGACTAAAGGAGGGTCGCTAAGAAATGTTCCTGCAGGTGGTGGTTGTCGCAAGTATCGCAGAGCGAGGTCCTCTAAGATCTCGCAGAATGAACGTGCTGCTGTTTCGCTTGATTATAGTAGGGCTAATGAGACATTAGCTTGTTCCTCGAATAAAGACTCAGTGGCTCAACAAGATGGAGCCAATGGGTCCGATATTGATCTAGCTGCTGTTTTCTCTAAGTTCTTGAATCAAGACTTGAGTTATGGGCCCGAGTTTATTGGTGAAGAATTGCGTGATGAGGGCAGTGAGTTGGTTAATATATCGAATTCTTCAACCCCAATATCAGACAGCTACCAAAATGATCCGATGATGGAAAGCCTGAAGCGGTCTGATCTGACCCAAGAATCCAATTTACTTGAAGGGAGATCTCAGGTGCTTGTGGGAGAGAAGCAACAATTTGAAGAGGATCAGAGATTTCAAGAACTCATCGAAAGTCAAGACATGAATGCATTTGGGTTGCAAAATTTACTGATCGATGAAATTGTGCAAGATGCTTTGTGGTCTGATGATGCAACCTTGCCTCATGTTCCTAATTGGCAACCCATGGTACAATTGCaagattttgattcattttcagTGGATGATCGTCTAAAGATTTCAGCCAATTTTACCAGCGACGATAATTGGAGTTCTTTTGATCTCTCGGGGTTTGAGGTTTTTCCAAGACCTTGATACATACTCTACTATATATTAACCTTTTTcgattttgtattttatgatCTTGCTCTTCTTTAAAGAAGCAAAATTTACTGTTAAATACCCATGAACATGAAAGATTATGGCATGGACATCATTGCACAAGGACtgagaatgaaatgaaaagatattagagatatttactttgttttctctttgttaTTGATTTGGCTGTAATGGACGACGAAAAGAATTTTGCAGTGTCGAAACGAGAGTTCGAAAAGTATAGTTCTATAATTAAACCAGCATTGTATCCTACATGGAGGAATCATTTATACGTGGCTTAAAGAGAACTGTACATGCACAGTTATTAAAGCCTGAGGAGTTGACCCAAAATCTTATTTAGACTgggttttattttaaagattagGTTTCATTTTTACATTGACCTGATTAAATTAATGTGATTTTACAAGTTAGATTTTTTACTTGTTGACCCGATGGATCTAGTCAAgtcaaaatcaataatttttttaaaaatattattttaaacaaatcataaaattaagttAACTATTAACCGGATAACTCATATCCTAGACCAGGTAATATCTCAAAGTCGATTGGGCTGAGAAATTAATATACTCTAGAAAATgaacctagtaaaaaaaaaaaaaacattgccgCAGCAAAAATCATACCCTAAACTAGTGCAGATCTCAAGTCAATTGGGCCAAAAAAATACACTAGAAAATGGGCCGATGAAGAAAAAAGCATTGGCCCAACAAAAATAAGCGATTGCCTAAATCATTTTGCAGAAATCATTTTCCCCTATGTcaatcaaaattcttttttgatTCTTAGTTTTTTACATTCGTGCTTAGTTAATAACGTTAGGAGGAAGGAAAAGTCGGACTGAATCTGACAATCACAGTAAGATATTAAACATGTCCACCTCTTACCTGAAATATAAACAAGTTCAGTTCCTTGTATGAAAGAGTTAGAAGTTCATTGGTTTTCGGGGAAGATATAGCCGCGTATATATCTTCTTCGCAGAggcattcttcttcttcacagaGGCATTCTTCTTATGCAATATTGGAGGAATCGGTTGATCATCATCTTGTACACTATTCTATTTGGAAGATTTGGCTCGGTTCTGTGAATGCTAGGTTTCAGATTTTGTGTGGTTCTGCTGATGGTATAATTAAATGCACTAATCAAAAGGTGTATCCTTCTTGGATAAACCAGGCCCTGCTGGAATTGGTGGAGTATTGAGAGATGATGCTGATTTGTTTTGATCATATTGGGTACTGGTTTTCTGTCTTGTCTTTAATTCCATGGTATCTTGGTGTTGGGGTTTGTGTTTTCGAGTCCCTGTTGTTCTCTGTTCTTGTGTTTcattcaccatttttttttgtgctaatAATATTTGgtatattgattttataaattaacaataaatttaaaatgcatgGGGAATTCATCATGAAAAATGCATCGTGATCCCCTtgcatggtattttttttttttttttgataactgtaggtgttcgggtcagtttaTCCACATTTCAACTAATTTCTCGAAACCCTGAAGTTAATACCAGGTAAGCCTATGGTGGTCCTGAAATTTATGACACTCGAACTAGTAATTTTTAGAGAACAAACTCAGAGTCTAACTAGTTgagttacaaataaattatttatagtttttttcatttttatttttaatttaacttttattgAACCAAATTACAtgtcattaaattattattttttgataaaccTAAGATTAGTCggcaaaaaaattagttatcaAAATTATAAGTTCTCTCCCCGAAGTATTATAATTCTTCAATTGAGTCTGCTATTAAAGATTTTCCAATTTTCGGACGGCACATGTCAagaattttacaaaaacatattattgtATAGCATATGCTATGCGATTTGTAACATAAATATCTACGAACTAGAGTttgtaaaactaaataaaaaatggttcgTCGTTAATCTAGCGTATATACTTACCtagtttttggaaaaaatatttatttttcatttaaaaaatagcatgtacaaaattgaaaaatatgaagaaaatgaatatCCCTCTTGCACTTCACAATCAAATAAGATTTTTCAAGCAACTAGAAAATTATCCTCTAGTgacatattatttaatttgtttgtttttcttacagaaaattaattaaccgACAATCctatagattatatatataatacacgGTGCTTCCGAATTTGATATCTTGAATCTGCCACTGGATATAGATCACGGCAAGATAATGGATCCATATCGAGTTAAATATCTTCGAAATATCCTCCAAATATCTCCAAAACCATCTTTATTATTCGTTCAATTTCGATAGCACCTCTGCAAAAGAAATTGTGAGAAATTAATTAGTCATTGTCATTGTCtttaattttctccttttcctgCTAATCTTTAGAAATTAATATGATCCTCTACTAACTTCTTtccatggaaagaaaaaaaactacttctcttttcattttttccctgCATCCTTTTGTAATTTATCAGTTTGTTCATAGGTTGATGTaatcaagaaaaagagaaaattagaaTCTTTAATgaagtttttacattttaatctaagataaaatacattataataacccttttaaaatattaaagaaatataaaataattcaaaagttTGAAACATAAGCAAAACCTTTTTCTTAATACAAAATGCTCTTAATTACTATTGAGGGAGTGAATTTAAAAGTAGTAAGAATATTTCTCGTACAAAAAGGGGTGTTTTGGAGGATATTtttgtgaaatattttatttttttatgacaataTCTTGATATTATAATTCagccttcaattttttttctatttagtttttgcACCTTTAAAAATTAGTATTGATTAAGTATTCCGGTAACATGTTTTTCAAGAGTATTAATTAAACAACTGCAACATGTCATTAGTATTTGGAATAAATGTAAGAAAATTGAAGcgtataaattgaaataaatcttcgaaaaagtataaataatgataatttgTGTTTATCTCATCGAAGAACTTCTGCTTACTCCTGGTTTGATCTGGGAACATGTCAAATATGCTACTTGCTGCCTCCAAAAGTTTCTGCGAATTTACATAAGAAACAACATAAGAAACGCAGCTATATATGCGTGTGATTGTACATATGTAAAGAGAATGGAGAAATTATGAAGAAGTAAAAAATGATCAATTGCTCATACCAGCATAACGTCAACATCAACGACTTCGCCTTGTTCTTTCACTACTGTGATTTTCCTACACATGTTCATAGTCTTCCTTGGTCAGttgaaaatcttaaattaacGCGTAAAAGTTCTTAATcacctgagtttttttttacttagaatttagagagggaaaaaaaatgcaaatagaGATGATGGGACTATTTCATTTGCTCTCTTATATTTGCTTGGACGGCCCATTTTATCTTGGCCATTGGAGAACAAATGGATCTCCTCCATTTCTCGGCATTCTTTCCGACCCATCTTAAAATTATATCCGTGCTTATGAAGTGAAATCTCCTTCAAGATTACTAGTTCTGAACAGTTTACAAATCGATCAGCTGTTCCTTGAGGCCATCGAGaaattcaattcaaacaatAAGATCCCTTCCTTCCAGATTAATTGACACAGATTACCATTATACTAAAACAtggagtaaaataaaataaaattcaatcaaattattGCGCACCTGATCAAGAGTTTTTCGTCAAACTCACATTCAAAGTCAGTGCAAAATCTGGTGAAGGGTATAACTTGATTGTCCCACTctgaaaaggaacaaaatagTTTAACAGTTGAATTTAGCTTGTTACACAATCAAATACCACGCATGCGCGCGCGTTCATATAGATATAGATATATTTCCAAGAGGTCAAGGTAAAAGAAAAGCTGTTGTATCTAATTAATAATGGTATAATCTAACTATTGAATTTGAGTAATTGAAAAGAGCTTGTGGCCGTGGCGTTCACCTAGATGCAGGAAAGCAGTTGCAGCCTGCAATTCATTCTTACATTGCACACTTTCAATCTTGAAACGAATATTAGGCCCCATTGCCATCATTACCTTCCGAAGAAATTGTATGATACTCTGTACATGGCCAACGTAAACTGTTAACATTCAGGGATGTTGTGATATATTGAAAGTCAAATAAAATAGATTGCGAGACTTGTTTTGACTCAATTCATTTAGGTCTATAGATACAAAATACAGGCTTAATTAGTGCCCATGATCAAGAGCTAAAGAAGGAAAGCAATATTGCAGAGTAAATACAGCAGAATATTTACAACATAGTGAAAACCTTCtgcatattaaaatattgaacCGTCGGTATTATATTCGTTGTGAATTCCTTGATATACTTGCATTAAATTTCTACAATAAATCTTGACTGAGTATTTGAGGCAAAGATCTAGTACATTGTCACATCGAGAAAACGAACAGCTTGGAGAAAAGATG is part of the Populus trichocarpa isolate Nisqually-1 chromosome 2, P.trichocarpa_v4.1, whole genome shotgun sequence genome and encodes:
- the LOC7467828 gene encoding dof zinc finger protein DOF1.2 — translated: MYSASDQMMFQCPPRPFPMERKWKSNIEVAPNCPRCASPNTKFCYYNNYSLSQPRYFCKGCRRYWTKGGSLRNVPAGGGCRKYRRARSSKISQNERAAVSLDYSRANETLACSSNKDSVAQQDGANGSDIDLAAVFSKFLNQDLSYGPEFIGEELRDEGSELVNISNSSTPISDSYQNDPMMESLKRSDLTQESNLLEGRSQVLVGEKQQFEEDQRFQELIESQDMNAFGLQNLLIDEIVQDALWSDDATLPHVPNWQPMVQLQDFDSFSVDDRLKISANFTSDDNWSSFDLSGFEVFPRP
- the LOC7466409 gene encoding nuclear speckle RNA-binding protein B; the protein is MDSSDFPISRSPRKELQGPRPPALKIRKDSHKIRKPPVAPQPFQQQPQNQPPTQQRPPVIIYTVSPKVIHTNPNDFMTLVQRLTGSSSTSTSSNPFNDDCGAISPAARFATIEKANSPKDQQKQQQLGGDLGYVEGIMEIDRVMERPSLGPGILSPGPASLPPIPPNFFSPDQNSVSFFHDLSPILHGNRNFIEGSFMPSPSTFVWPRINSPSTPSTDLFNNFNAYNNLFDF